The Acetivibrio cellulolyticus CD2 genome segment GCTATTCCTTCTTTAAATTCAAATCCTGTTGTTATATAGCTTTGATCATTTTCTGAGGCATCTCTGCTTCCTGCAATATATTTTCCTGTCAAGTCATAGTAGTCTACGTAACATTGTGCATCTGTCTCAAGTCCAATGATTCCTTCACTACAGTCTGAAGCATTATAGTATCTGTCTTCAGCTAGTTTATCTCCGTCTAGTATTACTTCTCCTTTTTTGTTTATTACTTGTACATCTACTTCTCCTGAAAATCCTATCCCTGTTTCTATTATTGCCCATGCTACTCCTTCATGAAAGTCTCCTACTCTGCCATATTTAGGTTCTACTATTACATTTCCTTGTTCGTCTATGAAACCCCATGCTTCTCCTTCAGCATCATTTCCATATGCATCTTTTTTTATAACTTTTTGCATTACTGCTGACATTCCTTCAGAGTAGGGACGTATGTCATCCCATTTTGCTTCGGTTATGTCTGTATAGCTTACACTTTTTGCATATGCTGCTGTACTGCTTAAAAGTCCTATCACAATTGTTAAAAGTAAAAATATCCTCGATATTTTCATTGTTTCTCTTCCTTTCTTTTTTATGTTTATAGTTCTTTTCTTTTTTGTTTTGGCAAGTTTGCCCTCCTTTACTAGTATATTTTTGCCCTTACCTTATTAACGGCCATGTTTTTATTAAAGTATTCTGAATATGCAAAAAACAATTAGTTCATTCTTGAAATATTAATATACCAAGTAAGAACCAAGTTATTTTCCTTCTGTATAATATGTGATATAACACCAAATATTCTATTAAAATATAATTAATACGAGGTTTGGTAGGGGATAACCTAAAGAATACACTTGCTTTCGCTAAAATACTTTTATTGAGAATTTGCATAATATAATGCCATGCTGGAGTGTATTTGGTTAGTGTTATAAAAACTTTTTAATATAATTTTCATTTACAGATAAAACTAAGTTTGATAAAATTCTTACCATAAATTACATAAATAATGTGGTTTGCAAGGTTTGCAAATAATAATAATTTATTTCGGGGGGAGAAAACTAAATGTTTAAAAGCAAAAGAATGATTCCACTTGTCATTTCTGTGGTGTTTTTTGTCCAAATTCTAACTTCAGCTTTGTTTACTTCTTTTGGTATTGTAAAAGTTGATGCTGCAAATACTTTAGCGGAAGAAAATGTTGAATCCAAACTCAAGGGTGATGTAAATGGAGATGGAGAAAGAAACAGTATAGATTTTGCACGTATGAGAATGTTTTTATTAGGAATAATAACAAGTTTTCCAGTCAAAAATAGTGCCTGGGCTTCAGACGTTAGCTGCGATGGGGTATTTAACAGTATTGATTTTGCTTATATGAGACAATTCTTACTGGGAATAAGAAAACTGCCTGAGGAACCGTACATATCACCAACACCAAGCGTAATCCAATCACCATCACCAACACTAAGCGTAATTCAATCGCCATCACCAACACCAAGCATAATTCAATCGCCATTTCCAACCCAAAGTGACACTCAACAGCCATTGAAGCCGAATGGCCTAAACTGCTTGCTGGTAACAGATACTACGGTATCAATTTGTTGGGAACCGTCAACCGATATAGATATCCTTGATTACTTGGTTACCAAAAATGGAGAGTTTGAAACCATGTCACATGGGAAGACGGAATGTACAATTACTGGGTTGACTCCTAACGAAACATACGAATTTAAAGTAATCGCAATAGATACAGCAGAAAATATATCAGAGCCAAGTGATTCCTGTTTGGTAACAACAAAAGTAAGCAATATGGAACAGTTGAAAATGTCATTGATCCGTAATTTTGATGTAAAAGGAACAACTTATAGTCTAACTTATAATGGAGACGTTACAGATATTCAGAGTAAAATCAGCAAAGCACTTTCTGATGCAATTCTTGAAAGTAATAAGCCTTTTCTGATTAAAGATTATTCTATCGAAAATAGTGGTTATGCCGGGGATATGGAAATAACATTTATATTTTCGTATGATAATACATATCAACTCACCGACGTGGCTCGTTCAGCTGATGAATTGAAATCAAAAATATTAAATGGACTTAGTAATAGACTTCAAAATATTAATATACTTTATAAAGGTACAATTGATAATAACGATATAAATTCGACATTAAGTACCGTATTAAGTAATGATACATATTTATTGGAGAGTCTTAGAGAGTATAACTGTCAAATTGGATACTCAAACGGTTTTACAATAATAGAATTTAACATTGACTATAAAATTACTAAAGAGCAGGAAGATAATCTTGATCGTGCTGTTGAGTTTATTGTCTCAAAACTTACCGTCAGTGATATGAGTGATCATGAAAAAGAAAAACTGATACATGATTATATTTTGTCTAATATTGAATACACTGAAGACGAAATGTACAGTAATGCCTATAGTGCACTGGTCTTTGGAAAAACCAACTGTGAAGGCTATGCAATGTTAACATACAAAATGTTAGAAGCTGCAGGTATAGAAAATATCATCGTGACAAACGAAGATCATGCATGGAATGTTGTTAAAATAAATAGCAGATGGTATCATTTGGACACAACCTGGAATGATGGCAAAAAAAGAGATTCGGGTTTTTATAAATATTATAATTTGACGGATAACGAAATTTGTAAAAGTCGCAATTATGTTAATAAATATGGTATTTTATGTACAACGGATTACATTGAGGATTTAGGTGAAATCAATACTGCAACTAATGGAAAATACGCAGAAGTATTAAAAGATATAAAAGAGACACAGGATTATGTATTTGTAAGCAACTTCCAAAATGATGCGGCAATAAGTTTATTATATAGTAAAGCTCTAGTAAAAGAAGGGGAAAGTATAAATTTAGTAGATCCCAAAATTCTTAATGAATTGAATGCGAATTCATATCAATGGTCAACTAGCGATCCGAATATAGCAACTGTAACTAATGGAGTATTAACAGCAAAAAAGGAAGGAACAGTATTTATTTCAGCGAAGCTTATAGATGGCATGTTTAATACATCAAGCCTTCTTTGTAAAATTTGTGTAATTCCTGTTGAATCAGAAGGTGGAAAGAGTCCTCAAACCCTGGCTGAAGAAAACATAGTCGGGTTTACAGATTCAAGTATTCAGCCACAGATAACAATTAGCAGCAGGGGTGATATAAATGCTACGACAACTGTAACAAATGCTTCTGATATGTTAGATGGGAAAATAGAGTTTATAGGGCAACCGATAGAGATAAGTACTACATCTGAATTTAACTGGGCAGAAATAGGATTTAAGTTAAATAAAGAGCAGTTGGAGACCTTAGATATAAACAATTTGATGATCTATTGGTATGATGAGAAAAATAACGAAATTGTTCCACAGGCAACAAAAGTAGATGAAGAAAGTGGGGTTATTTCTACGACAGTAACTCACTTTAGTAAGTATTTTGTTAGTTATAGAATAAATATAAATAAAAGAATTGATATTGCATTTGTAATTGACAGTAAATATTCAGATCAGGCGAGTTTAAATACATTTAAGAAAAATATCACAAATACTATTCTCGAGTTATCCAAAAAATCAGATTTACGGATATCATTTATTGATGCTCAAACTCAAACTAAAGTTTATAGTTTTTGTATTCAAAAACCTAATAACATAATTGCTGATATGACTTCGAAAGCTAAAATTGATACTAGTGTTATAGCCGCATTCAGCAAAGTTTCACCAGGAGGAAAGACACCAAGTAATCAGGAAATTTTGGCTGTTATTAAAGATGGATTTACAGATGGAAATGAAGTGGTAAGCAATACTCCGTTTTGTGCCATCAATTATAAATATGTATTGATTTACACTCGTTGGGATGCTTATTTTACAGAGAACAATTCTATTATTGCAAAGATTGGAAACGTGACTGGACTGATAGTAGGAAAAACAGTAGCATATTACGTAGGTGGAGAAATAGCCTATGATCAAAGCGATGTAATTCCATTAACGGAATTTTTATATTCAGGGAATTACAATCTAGTAACTATTCCTTATACGGAAAATAATCTCTGGTCACTTAAGCAATATGGAGACAATAACAAAAATGACGTTATTGTTTTACAAAAGAAATTAGTAACTCATGGATACCTGAAGATGCCAATAGACCAATATACAAAAACACAAGTTCCTTTTGGAACTTTTGACGAGGTAACTAAAGAGGCTGTTGAACAATATCAGAGTGATAAAGGGTTGTATGTTGATGGTGTAGTGGATAAAGATACATGGATTGCACTGACTCTTCCATGGGATAATGAAAACGCGCAACCTGATAGAAGTAGCTGGACTTACGGGTATATTTTTGGGAATAATAGCTTCTATATGGTAAATCCGACGATTAAATTTACTTCGCCTGCTAGTGGAACCAAAGCAGAGGTGCGGGAAAAGATTAAAATAACTGTAAACGCTACCAATTGTCATCATATAGCTTTAGTTATTGATGGTGAGTGCATTGCAACTATATATGGCGAGTATAATGTAAATGTTATAAACTTCGAATATGACTATAGAATACCTTGTGTCGGAACACACTCAATAGAGATAAGAGGAAGGAATGTACCGGGCAGTAATGACGGAAATCTTGTGATATCAAATAGAACGGTTGAAGGGATATACCCTGAGCCTGAAGTAGATGGGAAAGTAATAGGTTCTCAAGATTATATTGATATGATAGATGAAATATATGATGAAACATGGAGTGAAACTTATTTAGAATATGTGATATTATTAGGAGCTATAATTGCGGATTATGAGGCGAAAATAGTTGCTTCAAGCAAGTGCATGGAAATAATTATGTCAGATGTTAAAAACAATAGCATTAAACTTAATTATATTTCAGACTATAATTTTTTAAGATTATGTGAAAAGGTGAATAGTTTGGTAAGAAAACAATCAGTTGTTAGTCAAGAGTTACATTACTTTAGGAATTACTTAAATAGAGTGCCTAAAACATTAAATGAATTGATAGATGAAAATTCAAAATTGTCCTCAGATGAGCAATGGCAGCTTATGAGCATAGACAGATCGTTATACCATATGCAGCAAGATGGAGGATTGAAAAATTTGAAGTTTGTTTCAGCTGATGGTCGATTTGAAGCTGTATATAATGAGTATGGACTGTTAGTGACAGATTCGATTAATATGGGTACATATAATTATGCACCATCTATAACTGAAGGACATGCATCGCATAAAAAGTATGATGTGAATCCCTACGAGGAGTGGGGAAACACTTCTGATTCACCTCAGAAAGGAAAGGCGAATATAGACGAAGCAGTTGAATTAGTGAAAGATCAGTTGAAGGGAGATGTAGAAGAAGATATTGAAGATTATAGACAAGAGTTAATTGATATGTATGGCTTTATAGAAATATAATAAATTTACAAAGATTATGGAGTGTTGGGCAGAATGGACCTTCTGCTATTCTTTTACAAAAAAGTATATGCCTGGTAGAAAAATCAATTACTGATTTTATGTATAGCTTATTTCGAATATGGGAGTTATTTTTGCTATTGTTTTTGAGTTATTACACATTATAATGGCTGCAAATATGAGCAGGGCTATGGAGAGGAGATATTAAGTGAAAAAGAATAAATTGGCAATTAATGTTTTAATAATTGTGTCATTGTTAATAATTAGTGGATGCAAAAAGTTTGAAAGTATTGATAATCCTAAAAACTTAACTACTTCACCGTCAATGACTTCTGCTATTACAGTAGCTCCAACGATTGCACCGACAATAGTGCCAACCGTTAAATCTATAATAAAGCCAACCCTCAATCCAGAGGAACGTTCCATGGAAGCCTACAAGAAATTTATGAAAAATGAAACGAAGGTATCTTTTGACCTTTTTATGCCAAAGGACGGTATGGACGAAGCTTTATACAAAAAGGGAAGTGAATATACATTTTCGGAAGTACTCGACATAGTTACAACGAATTATTATAATTATTCTTCAAATAAGAAAATTAAATACATAGATCATAGCTATATCGATTGCGGTAAGGATGGAGTAAACGAATTGGCTCTTCGTTTAAATGGTATGGATATTTATAGTGAGGATGATGATAGTACTCTTGTTTATATCATAAAATATATCAATGGGAAACTATCTGTTTGTTATTATTACGAGACTTGGGCCAGAAGCGAATCTACAATAAATGAATATGGATATTATCAGTCTTATGGTAGCGGTGGAGCAAGCAATCATGGTGCAGAATATGGTCTTATTGACAAAGATGGTAACTGGCAGCCAATTGTATATATTGAAAGTGAAACTGATATTAATCAGCTTGCTTTGTCAGACAAG includes the following:
- a CDS encoding peptidoglycan-binding protein, with the protein product MFKSKRMIPLVISVVFFVQILTSALFTSFGIVKVDAANTLAEENVESKLKGDVNGDGERNSIDFARMRMFLLGIITSFPVKNSAWASDVSCDGVFNSIDFAYMRQFLLGIRKLPEEPYISPTPSVIQSPSPTLSVIQSPSPTPSIIQSPFPTQSDTQQPLKPNGLNCLLVTDTTVSICWEPSTDIDILDYLVTKNGEFETMSHGKTECTITGLTPNETYEFKVIAIDTAENISEPSDSCLVTTKVSNMEQLKMSLIRNFDVKGTTYSLTYNGDVTDIQSKISKALSDAILESNKPFLIKDYSIENSGYAGDMEITFIFSYDNTYQLTDVARSADELKSKILNGLSNRLQNINILYKGTIDNNDINSTLSTVLSNDTYLLESLREYNCQIGYSNGFTIIEFNIDYKITKEQEDNLDRAVEFIVSKLTVSDMSDHEKEKLIHDYILSNIEYTEDEMYSNAYSALVFGKTNCEGYAMLTYKMLEAAGIENIIVTNEDHAWNVVKINSRWYHLDTTWNDGKKRDSGFYKYYNLTDNEICKSRNYVNKYGILCTTDYIEDLGEINTATNGKYAEVLKDIKETQDYVFVSNFQNDAAISLLYSKALVKEGESINLVDPKILNELNANSYQWSTSDPNIATVTNGVLTAKKEGTVFISAKLIDGMFNTSSLLCKICVIPVESEGGKSPQTLAEENIVGFTDSSIQPQITISSRGDINATTTVTNASDMLDGKIEFIGQPIEISTTSEFNWAEIGFKLNKEQLETLDINNLMIYWYDEKNNEIVPQATKVDEESGVISTTVTHFSKYFVSYRININKRIDIAFVIDSKYSDQASLNTFKKNITNTILELSKKSDLRISFIDAQTQTKVYSFCIQKPNNIIADMTSKAKIDTSVIAAFSKVSPGGKTPSNQEILAVIKDGFTDGNEVVSNTPFCAINYKYVLIYTRWDAYFTENNSIIAKIGNVTGLIVGKTVAYYVGGEIAYDQSDVIPLTEFLYSGNYNLVTIPYTENNLWSLKQYGDNNKNDVIVLQKKLVTHGYLKMPIDQYTKTQVPFGTFDEVTKEAVEQYQSDKGLYVDGVVDKDTWIALTLPWDNENAQPDRSSWTYGYIFGNNSFYMVNPTIKFTSPASGTKAEVREKIKITVNATNCHHIALVIDGECIATIYGEYNVNVINFEYDYRIPCVGTHSIEIRGRNVPGSNDGNLVISNRTVEGIYPEPEVDGKVIGSQDYIDMIDEIYDETWSETYLEYVILLGAIIADYEAKIVASSKCMEIIMSDVKNNSIKLNYISDYNFLRLCEKVNSLVRKQSVVSQELHYFRNYLNRVPKTLNELIDENSKLSSDEQWQLMSIDRSLYHMQQDGGLKNLKFVSADGRFEAVYNEYGLLVTDSINMGTYNYAPSITEGHASHKKYDVNPYEEWGNTSDSPQKGKANIDEAVELVKDQLKGDVEEDIEDYRQELIDMYGFIEI